The genomic region ACGGGTGTTGCTGGAGTTGCAGGCACCGATCCAGCGAGTCACCGCGCCGGACATCCCGCCGCCACTGTATCGACTGGAATCGCTGTACATGCCCGGCGTCGAAGACATTCTTCACGCCTGTGACACCGTGCTGCGCCACGCCTGAAGAAGCCCCTGAAGAGACGCCAGAGGCCGAGGAGGTTGCGATGAAATATTTCAAACTGCCGGATCTGGGCGAAGGCTTGCAGGAAGCGGAAATCGTCCGCTGGCACGTCAAGGTCGGCGATACCGTCAAGGCTGACCAATTGCTGGTGTCGGTGGAAACCGCCAAGGCGCTGGTGGACATTCCCGCGCCTTACGACGGCGTGGTAGCGAAAACCTTCGGCGGCGAGGGCGACATCCTGCATGTGGGTGAGCCGTTGCTCGGTTACGAAGGCGAAGCGGACGCGGGCACTGTGGTCGGACGGCTTGAGGGCGGCGGCACGAGTCAGGAAGATGCATTTTTTATCGGCGCAGCACCTTCGACCCGTGAGCACTTGGCGAACCGCGCCACGCCGGCGGTACGTCAATTGGCGCGACAACTGGGCGTTGAACTGAGCGCCTTGGTCGGCTCCGGCCAGGACGGCCAGATCACCCGCAGCGATGTGGAAAATGCGGCCCAGACGGAACGTGAGCGTTTCGGCGGTGAGAAGCTGCGCGGTGTGCGACGCAGCATGGCGCTGAACATGGCCAGATCCCATGCCGAAGTGGTGCCGGTGACGATTTTCGGCGATGCCGATCTGCATCGCTGGGGGCAGGCGCGAGAACCACTGATTCGTCTGGCCAAAGCCATGGCGGCGGCCTGCGCGGTGGAGCCGGTACTCAACAGCGGCTTCGATGGCAAAACCCTGTCGCTCAAACAACACGAACGGCTCGACCTGGGCATTGCCGTGGATACGCAGGACGGCTTGTTCGTGCCGGTACTGCGCGATGTCGGCAATCGCACGTCGGCGGATTTGAAAGAAGGTGTGATGCGCCTGCGCGCCGATGTGCAGGCGCGCTCGATTCCGCCCAAGGAAATGATGGGCGCGACACTGACCCTGTCGAATTTCGGCACCTTGTTCGGTCGCTATGCCAACCCGGTCGTGGTGCCGCCACAAGTGGCGATCCTCGCCGCCGGGGCGATTCGCGATGAACCGGTGGCGGTTGAGGGTGCGGTAGCGGTGCATCCGATCCTGCCGCTGTCCCTGACCTTCGATCACCGCGTAGTGACGGGGGGCGAGGCGGCGCGGTTCTTCAAGGCGCTGGTCGACGCACTGGAGCAACCTGACCCCTGATTTTCTGCGGGCATGAAAAAGGCCCTGAGCCATTGGGCTCAGGGCCTATTCAATTCGGGCATTGCTTATTTCGGCGTCTTGGCGGCTTTGGCTGGCTTGGTCGGCTCAGCGGGTGCTGCTTCAACAGGTGCAGCAACTGCAACAGGTTCAACAACTTCGGCTGGCGCACTCAGCAGCTCGGACAGTGCATCCGGCTGGCTCTTGAACGCCTTGGCGAACACATCGCGGTTTTTCGCCATGTAGATCCCGGCTTCTTCCACTTGCTGTTCGGTCAGGGACGGAACGGCTTTTTGCAACACTTCAGCCAGCAATTCGGCCAGTTCGAGCATTTTGTCATGACGGTCAGCTTCGGCTTTATCCATGAACAAGCGCTCCAGATCTCGGCTGCTGCGGTATACCACTTCGACGGCCATTCACCACCTCACATGCCTTCACATTTAGTTGTCTTTGCGACTACTGTATCTATATACAGCGAAAAGGATAAGCGAATCCCTGCGCTTTGGGTAGTGGCTTTTTAATGTAGACCGGATTCGGGGTTTGTCAGGTGGACCGTGTCGCTCCAATCGCGGGCAAGCCCGCTCCCACAGGAGCAGCGCTGAACCCTGTGGGAGCCGGGCTTGCCCGCGATGGCATTCGTCCCACCACCGCCAACGTGCCTCATGTCACGCAGTCATCATCTCACCCCACAGCCTCTGGCCTTTTTTCTGCATGCAGAACAACCGTCACGTCCAACCCGCATCATCCGCTCGAACCGAGCTAAGGAATAACCATCGTGAAAATCAACTGGGCCGAGAGCCTGCGGCAGAACGTGCACCAACTGGCCGAATCCCTGGGCAACCTGTTCGTCGAGACCTTCCACTACCTGGCGCTGTTTGCCATCGGTGCAGTCACCGCGTGGGCGGCGGTGATGGAATTCTTGCAGATGATCGAGGCGGGGCACATCAAGATCGATGACATCTTGCTGCTGTTCATCTACCTGGAACTGGGGGCGATGGTCGGGATTTACTTCAAGACCAACCACATGCCGGTGCGGTTCCTGATCTACGTGGCGATCACCGCACTGACGCGGCTGCTGATCTCCAACGTCTCGCACCACAATCCGCCGGACCTGGGGATCATCTACCTGTGCGGCGGGATCCTGCTGCTGGCGTTTTCGATTCTGGTGGTGCGTTACGCCTCGTCGCAATTTCCTTCAGTGAAGATCGAACACCCGCAGCGCAAGATCGGTGCGGGTTCCGGTGAGCATCCCGAAGTGGAAAAGGGTGAGCTTTAAAGCCCTATTTCAGGTCGGGTTCGGGCTTTGACCTGTGGCGGCGGAAGCTTACGGTTGTCGCCGTCGGTCATGGCTTCGAGGATCGCCACGGCGCAGTGGCCCTGTTCGATGGCGATGCCGAACTGAATGCTTTGCACCAAGCGTTTGAGGCGCTTGGGGTCATTGCGTTGTTCGGCGCTGATCATCCGTTTGGCCACCACGCGGCCAGCGTTGGAGAGGGTCAGCATGATGCTGCCGTCCAGACCCTGGATGCTCAGGTTGATTTGATAATCCGCTGCAAAGGCATCGGTAATGAGCTGAAAAGGGTTGTCCATGATGCGTCACCGCCTGATTGAACGTGCAGTTGTTGACGGCCATGATCGGGATTAGTTCGCAATACCAGACCACCGGCCTTCCTTGTTCATGCGCTTTCTTCCGTGCCGCGTAGGGGATACAGCAAGGGGCATGCCGGAAAAACTGTCGGACAATGTTTACGGCAAAAAAACGGCGGGCACCTTGGCCCGCCTTCTTTTTGCCTGCCCGTTTCAGGGCATAAATGAATAGATGATCGCAGACAGTGCAATCAAACCGACCAACACCACGAACACGTTCGAGGCCTGGCCCGAGTACTGGCGCAAGGCTGGCACGCGGCGGATGGCGTACATCGGCATCAGGAACAACAGGCAGGCGATGATCGGCCCGCCGAGGGTTTCGATCATGCCCAGGATGCTCGGGTTGAAGGTCGCCACGGCCCAGCAACTGAGGATCATGAACAGCGCAGTGAGGCGGTTCAGCCAGCCGGCAGAGATGACTCGACCACGGCCACGCAGGCTTTTCACGATCAGGCCTTGAAAGCCTTCGCTGGCGCCGATGTAATGGCCCAGGAAGGATTTGGTGATTGCCACCAGCGCAATCAGCGGCGCGGCGTAAGCGATGCCCGGTGTCTGGAAGTGGTTGGCCAGGTACGACAGGATCGAAATGTTCTGCGCCTTCGCCGCGGCCAAATCAGCCGGGGACAACGCCAGCACGCAACTGAAGCAAAAGAACATCACGGTGACGACCATCATGGCGTGAGCGATCGCCAGAATGCCGCTGCTTTTGCGTTCGGCTTGCTCGCCGTAACGTTGTTTCTGATCGACAGCGAAGGCAGAGATGATCGGCGAATGGTTGAACGAGAACACCATCACCGGGATCGCCAGCCACAAGGTTTTGAAGAACAGTGGCAGCGGCATGCCTTCATTGGCAGTGGCGAAGAACGCGCCGTTCCAGTTCGGGATCAGGCTGACACCGAGCAGCAGCAAGGCCGCGACGAACGGGTAAACCAGCACGCTCATGCATTTGACGATGACGCCCTGACCACAACGTACGATGGCCATCAGGCCGAGAATCAGCCCCAGCGACAGGATCGCCCGAGACGGCGGCGTCATGTGCAACTGGTGCTCCATCAGGCTGCTCAAGGTGTTGGTCAGCGCCACGCTGTACACCAGCAAAATGGGGAAAATCGCGAAGAAATACAGCAGCGTGATCAGCTTGCCGGCGCCGATGCCGAAGTGTTCTTCCACCACTTCAGTGATGTCCCCGGAACGGCCGGACAACACGAAACGCGTCAGGCCGCGGTGTGCAAAGAATGTCATCGGAAACGCCAGCACGGCCAGGATCAGCAGCGGCCAGAAACCACCCACGCCGGCGTTGATCGGCAAAAACAGTGTGCCGGCACCAATCGCTGTGCCATAGAGGCCAAGCATCCAGGTGGTGTCGTGTTTACTCCAGCCTTTGTGAGTTATTTCGCTACTGCGTGTGAGGTCTACAGCGGGATTATCGGCAGCAGGTGTACGTACATCGGTCATCGTTTTCGCCTCGTTATTATTTTTACTCGGGCTCACGTGTTGCGGACGGTCAGGAAATACTCCTCAGCATTCCACCCAGCTGACAGCCAGGCCGCCCCGTGAAGTTTCTTTGTATTTGTCGTGCATGTCGGCGCCGGTATCGCGCATGGTGCGGATCACCCGGTCCAGGGAAATGAAGTGTTTGCCGTCACCGCGCAGGGCCATTTGCGTGGCGTTGATCGCCTTCACCGCGGCAATCGCGTTGCGCTCGATGCACGGCACTTGCACCAGACCGCCGACCGGGTCGCAGGTCAGGCCGAGGTTGTGTTCCAGGCCGATTTCGGCGGCGTTTTCCAGTTGTTCCGGGGTGGCGCCGAGCACGTCGGCCAAACCGGCAGCGGCCATGGCACAGGCCGAGCCGACCTCACCTTGGCAGCCGACTTCGGCGCCGGAGATCGAGGCGTTTTTCTTACAGAGAATGCCTACAGCGGCCGCGCCCAAAAAGAACGCCACAACGTCATCGTCCGACGCGTCCGGGTTGAATTTCATGTAGTAGTGCAGCACCGCCGGAATGATCCCCGCCGCCCCGTTTGTAGGCGCGGTGACCATCCGTCCGCCCGCGGCGTTTTCTTCGTTCACGGCGAGGGCGAACAGGTTCACCCACTCCATGGCCGACAGGGTGGAGCTGATGACGTTCGGTTTGCCGATTTCCAACAGGCTGCGATGCAATTTCGCCGCGCGGCGCGGAACATTCAGACCGCCTGGAAGGATGCCTTCGTGACGCAAGCCTTGCTCGACGCACTCGCGCATCACCGACCAGATGTGCAACAGGCCCTGACGGACTTCGGCTTCGCTGCGCCAGGCCAATTCATTGGCCATCATCAATTCGGACACCCGTAGACCGTGCTGTTTGCAGAGCTTGAGCAATTCGGCGGCGCTGGAGAAATCGTACGGCAGCACGACGTCGCTGGCCGGTGCAATGCCGGACTCGGCTTCGGCCGCTTCGATGATGAAACCTCCACCCACCGAGTAGTACGTCTGCTCGAACAGCTCACCGGTTTCGCCGAAGGCTGTCAGGGACATGGCGTTAGGGTGGTAGGGCAGGCTCTCGTCGAGCAGCAGGAGATCGTGCTGCCAGTTGAAGGCGATGGTCGCTTTGCCGGCCAGGGATAGTTCGCCGGTTTGGCGCAGGTGCTGAATTCGGCTGTCGATGCAGGTCGGGTCGATGCTATCCGGCCATTCGCCCATCAGGCCCATGACACAGGCGCGGTCGGTGGCATGGCCGACGCCGGTGGCCGACAGCGAGCCATAAAGGCGGATTTCTACCCGACGTACGGCGGCCAGCAAATGCTGGTCAATCAGTGCTTGGGCAAAGGTCGCCGCAGCACGCATCGGGCCGACGGTGTGGGAACTGGACGGACCGATGCCGACTTTGAAGAGATCGAAAACACTGATAGCCATGCTAAAGCCTATACAAGCAATGGAAGAGAAATCGCCGCCATTTTTGTAGGCCAAGCGCAATGTCGGCGATACTGCCTACCTCGGTCCTACGTGACCAACGAAACTTCCTAAGACAGCCTTTAGCAGGACTAAACGATGAGTCGTCAATTGCACGCCCAGACTTACGTCTGGCTGCACGTGTTTACCTGTGCCGCGCGGCACCTGTCGTTCACCCGTTGTGCCGAAGAACTGCACATCACGCCGGGCGCGGTCAGTCAGCAAATTCGGCAATTGGAAGAGCGGCTAGGGTTTCGCCTGTTTCACCGGCGTGCCCGTGGTGTGGAATTGAGCGCGCAAGGCCAGCGCCTGGCCATTACGGTCAACGAGGCTTACGGCAGCATCGACGCAGAATTGCGACGACTGGATGCGGGAATGATCAGCGGGATTTTGCGGGTGCGTTCGATTCCCTCGTTCCTGAGCAAATGGCTGACCCCGCGTTTACCGCGTTTGCAGCAGCGTTTCCCGGATATTCAATTGCGCCTGGTGGCGGAGGACAGCAGCGTGCCGTTGCACGAGGGCGACTTCGACCTGGCGATTGATCTGAACGACGGCAGTTATCCCGGATTGTTATCCACAGCCCTGCTCGACGAGCAGATATTCCCGGTGTGCGCTCCGAGCCTGTTGCGCGGGCGGCCGCCGCTGCACGGTCCGGCAGACTTGATGCACTTTCCGTTGTTGCACGACATCACCGCCTGGCGCGGCAGTTACGAATACGCGGAATGGGAGTTTTACCTCAATGCCATTGGCTTCGAAGGCGCGGACGTGCGGCGCGGACACACCTTCAACCGCAATCACCTGACCATCGAAGCGGCGATTGCCGGGATGGGCGTGGCGATTGCGCGGCGAACGCTGCTCAACGATGAGCTGGAACGGGGCACGCTGATCGTACCGTTTGGCCTGGCGGTGCCCAATCATAAGCGCTACGTGCTGCTCTATGCGCCGGGTGCGCTGAGCCATCCGGGCGTGCGTGCGGTGCATGACTGGCTGGTGGAGGAGGCAGGGATTTTTCGCAGCCAGCACCCGCTGGGGGAGCGGCAGGAGTGAGCAGCTTGGGACATCAGGCAGGGGCGACCCAACTCCCGACATTAACAGCGCTTTTGCCCGTTGTCCGGCTTTTTTTGCGTATGAATATTTATCTTTTTTTAGGGGTTGAAATGTTCCGCGCACACACCGATTGTGTAACCAAGAGGTTGCGGTGATGACGCCCAAGGGCCAGCCGATGCGCCTCTTGCGAGCTAGCTGAAATAAGGGAAGAACTATGCAAATCCAAGTCAATAGCGATAACCATATTCAAAGCAGTAAACGACTGGAGGAGTGGGTACGTACTACCATTGAGAGCACGCTCGAACGTTATGAGGAGGACCTGACCCGCGTCGAGGTCCATCTGCGGGACGAGAACGGCGATAAGCCTGGTCCCCATGACATGCGCTGCCAGCTGGAAGCGCGGCCAAAAGGCCACCAACCGATTTCCGTGACTCATAAAGCCGACTCCCTGGAACTGGCGATCGACGGGGCGGCCGAAAAACTTGAACATGCGCTGGAGCATATGTTTGGCAAATTACGCGGCAAACCACGCGCCGCTGTGGTGCCGTTCGACAGGGGCGCTCATGCCGATGCGCTGCTTGAGGATGAGTTTCTCGAGAACGAACAGGCTGCGCTCAACGGTTGAGGCCTGATTCACTTTTTACCTTCCCAATGACTACGGGCCTGCATTGCAGGCCCGTTTTTATTTCAGGCGCAGGGGCTGTCGAAGGCTGCGATCTTTTGATCTTGCTTACCGCAAAAACGCCTGCCGATACTCCCCAGGCGTCCCACCCAAAGCCTGGCGAAACCGATTGGTAAAGTGACTGGCACTGGCAAAACCGCACGCCAGCGCAATCTCCCCCAATGGCTGCGATGTTGCGCGCAACAACTCCCGCGCCCGGCTCAATCGCCGCGCCAACACGTACTGATGCGGCGGCAAGCCGAAGCTCACACGAAACATCCGCGCAAAGTGATATTCCGACAGCGCGCACAAGCTCGCCAACTGCCCCAGGCTGATTGCCTCCGCCAACTGGCTGTCGATGAATTCCACCAACTGCCGCCGCTGATGCGCCGCCAATCCACCCTTGAGGCGCAAGCCCTGACGCACGCCGACCTGGCTGAGCAGAACATGGCTGAGCATTTCGTGGGCCAGGCTGCTGGTGAGCAGGCGTTCGCCCGGTTCGTCCCAGTTGAGCGCGATCAACTGCCGAAAACGCCGGGCCTGCCGGGGGTCTTCGAGGAACGTGCGCTCGCGCAACTGCAATTCACGCGGTTCGCGATCCAGCAGCGTGACGCAGCCGAGGGCAAATTGTTCGGGGCTGAAATACAGGTGGGCCAGGCGAATGTCGCCGTTGATCACCCAGCCTGACTGATGGTCGGCCGGCAGAATGCATAACTTGTCCGGGCCACCCTTGGTGTCAGGCTGGTCGCGGCGGAAGGTGCCGGTGCCGCCGGCGATGTAGCACGACAGGGTGTGATGGCTCGGTGCCTCGTAATCCTGGGCATCATGGTGGTTGTTCCACAAAGCCGCAGCCATGCCGTCACCGAGCTCGGCGCTGTGCTCCAGGCGAGCATTGGGCGAGCGGTTGAGCGCTTGAAAGACTTGCAGTGTATCGAGTGACACTGGTGCGGCCATGATCGGTTCTCTCCAACGCCTTGCATCCTACTCCGTAGACATTGGCCTGCCAGCCCGCCGGCCGACAAAAGCGCAAGTTTATGCAAGTGCAAAAGGGTTTTACGCCGGACACTGAAGGCCTATTCAGGAGTCTTCACCATGAACCTCTCGTTATACCTGCTGACCGTGCTGATCTGGGGCACCACCTGGATTGCCTTGAAATGGCAATTGGGCGTGGTGGCGATTCCGGTGTCGATCGTCTATCGCTTCGGACTCGCGGCGCTGGTGTTGTTCGTGATGTTGCTGCTCAGCCGGCGTCTGCAAGTGATGAATCGCCGTGGGCATCTGATTTGCCTGGCGCAGGGGCTGTGCCTGTTCTGCATCAATTTCATGTGTTTTCTCACCGCCAGCCAATGGATCCCCAGCGGCCTGGTCGCTGTGGTGTTTTCCACCGCCACGTTGTGGAACGCCTTCAATGCGCGGGTGTTCTTTGGTCAGAAAATCGCGCGCAACGTGCTGATGGGCGGCGCATTGGGTTTGTTCGGCCTTGGCCTGCTGTTCTGGCCCGAGGTGGCCGGTCATACCGCCAGCCCGGAAACCTTGCTCGGGTTGGCTTTGGCGTTGCTCGGAACCTTGTGCTTCTCGGCGGGCAACATGCTGTCGAGTCTGCAGCAGAAGGCCGGCCTGAAACCCCTGACCACTAATGCCTGGGGCATGGCTTACGGCGCAATGATGTTATCGGTGTGGTGCCTGGCCAAAGGCATCCCGTTCGACATGGAGTGGAACGCCCGCTACATCGGCTCGTTGTTGTATCTGGTGATTCCGGGATCAGTGATCGGCTTCACCGCCTACCTGACCCTGGTCGGCCGCATGGGGCCGGAGCGGGCGGCGTATTGCACCGTGTTGTTTCCCGTGGTGGCGCTGAATGTGTCGGCATTTGCCGAAGGCTATCAGTGGACAGCGCCGGCACTGATGGGGCTTGTGCTGGTGATGCTGGGTAACGTGTTGGTTTTCCGCAAGCCCAAAGTGCGCGTGTTGCAGCGGACTGGCAATTTGGCCTGACGTTTTTGGGAGGTCGAACGCGGTACTGTTCAGCGCTCGATCTTTAAGGCGATATACATCAGTAACGGCAACATAAAATCAACGATATGCCGAGCCCAATCCTTGGCATTCCATGTCTGTGATTTGTCCATGTCGAACCATTCGACGCCCACGACCTGCAAACAAACGTAGTAGATGAACAAACCGATCAGTAAACCGATTATCGAGAATTTTTTTGCTTCATGAAATTCTCGGGCTGACGCATTCAGCTTTTTATAAAGGTGGTAAGTGCCTACCAGGCAGTAAACGGTGTAGGTCACTTCGAGAGTGATGATGAGCCAGTAAATCCGGTGATGCAGCATGGGCGAAGTGATGGCTCGGTAGCTTGTTCGCTCATTGTTATGGGTTGTGTCCATGCT from Pseudomonas sp. GGS8 harbors:
- a CDS encoding dihydrolipoamide acetyltransferase family protein; its protein translation is MKYFKLPDLGEGLQEAEIVRWHVKVGDTVKADQLLVSVETAKALVDIPAPYDGVVAKTFGGEGDILHVGEPLLGYEGEADAGTVVGRLEGGGTSQEDAFFIGAAPSTREHLANRATPAVRQLARQLGVELSALVGSGQDGQITRSDVENAAQTERERFGGEKLRGVRRSMALNMARSHAEVVPVTIFGDADLHRWGQAREPLIRLAKAMAAACAVEPVLNSGFDGKTLSLKQHERLDLGIAVDTQDGLFVPVLRDVGNRTSADLKEGVMRLRADVQARSIPPKEMMGATLTLSNFGTLFGRYANPVVVPPQVAILAAGAIRDEPVAVEGAVAVHPILPLSLTFDHRVVTGGEAARFFKALVDALEQPDP
- a CDS encoding phosphate-starvation-inducible PsiE family protein; the protein is MKINWAESLRQNVHQLAESLGNLFVETFHYLALFAIGAVTAWAAVMEFLQMIEAGHIKIDDILLLFIYLELGAMVGIYFKTNHMPVRFLIYVAITALTRLLISNVSHHNPPDLGIIYLCGGILLLAFSILVVRYASSQFPSVKIEHPQRKIGAGSGEHPEVEKGEL
- a CDS encoding DUF3509 domain-containing protein, with the protein product MDNPFQLITDAFAADYQINLSIQGLDGSIMLTLSNAGRVVAKRMISAEQRNDPKRLKRLVQSIQFGIAIEQGHCAVAILEAMTDGDNRKLPPPQVKARTRPEIGL
- a CDS encoding serine/threonine transporter — protein: MTDVRTPAADNPAVDLTRSSEITHKGWSKHDTTWMLGLYGTAIGAGTLFLPINAGVGGFWPLLILAVLAFPMTFFAHRGLTRFVLSGRSGDITEVVEEHFGIGAGKLITLLYFFAIFPILLVYSVALTNTLSSLMEHQLHMTPPSRAILSLGLILGLMAIVRCGQGVIVKCMSVLVYPFVAALLLLGVSLIPNWNGAFFATANEGMPLPLFFKTLWLAIPVMVFSFNHSPIISAFAVDQKQRYGEQAERKSSGILAIAHAMMVVTVMFFCFSCVLALSPADLAAAKAQNISILSYLANHFQTPGIAYAAPLIALVAITKSFLGHYIGASEGFQGLIVKSLRGRGRVISAGWLNRLTALFMILSCWAVATFNPSILGMIETLGGPIIACLLFLMPMYAIRRVPALRQYSGQASNVFVVLVGLIALSAIIYSFMP
- a CDS encoding L-serine ammonia-lyase, translated to MAISVFDLFKVGIGPSSSHTVGPMRAAATFAQALIDQHLLAAVRRVEIRLYGSLSATGVGHATDRACVMGLMGEWPDSIDPTCIDSRIQHLRQTGELSLAGKATIAFNWQHDLLLLDESLPYHPNAMSLTAFGETGELFEQTYYSVGGGFIIEAAEAESGIAPASDVVLPYDFSSAAELLKLCKQHGLRVSELMMANELAWRSEAEVRQGLLHIWSVMRECVEQGLRHEGILPGGLNVPRRAAKLHRSLLEIGKPNVISSTLSAMEWVNLFALAVNEENAAGGRMVTAPTNGAAGIIPAVLHYYMKFNPDASDDDVVAFFLGAAAVGILCKKNASISGAEVGCQGEVGSACAMAAAGLADVLGATPEQLENAAEIGLEHNLGLTCDPVGGLVQVPCIERNAIAAVKAINATQMALRGDGKHFISLDRVIRTMRDTGADMHDKYKETSRGGLAVSWVEC
- a CDS encoding LysR substrate-binding domain-containing protein, producing the protein MSRQLHAQTYVWLHVFTCAARHLSFTRCAEELHITPGAVSQQIRQLEERLGFRLFHRRARGVELSAQGQRLAITVNEAYGSIDAELRRLDAGMISGILRVRSIPSFLSKWLTPRLPRLQQRFPDIQLRLVAEDSSVPLHEGDFDLAIDLNDGSYPGLLSTALLDEQIFPVCAPSLLRGRPPLHGPADLMHFPLLHDITAWRGSYEYAEWEFYLNAIGFEGADVRRGHTFNRNHLTIEAAIAGMGVAIARRTLLNDELERGTLIVPFGLAVPNHKRYVLLYAPGALSHPGVRAVHDWLVEEAGIFRSQHPLGERQE
- a CDS encoding HPF/RaiA family ribosome-associated protein, giving the protein MQIQVNSDNHIQSSKRLEEWVRTTIESTLERYEEDLTRVEVHLRDENGDKPGPHDMRCQLEARPKGHQPISVTHKADSLELAIDGAAEKLEHALEHMFGKLRGKPRAAVVPFDRGAHADALLEDEFLENEQAALNG
- a CDS encoding AraC family transcriptional regulator — encoded protein: MAAPVSLDTLQVFQALNRSPNARLEHSAELGDGMAAALWNNHHDAQDYEAPSHHTLSCYIAGGTGTFRRDQPDTKGGPDKLCILPADHQSGWVINGDIRLAHLYFSPEQFALGCVTLLDREPRELQLRERTFLEDPRQARRFRQLIALNWDEPGERLLTSSLAHEMLSHVLLSQVGVRQGLRLKGGLAAHQRRQLVEFIDSQLAEAISLGQLASLCALSEYHFARMFRVSFGLPPHQYVLARRLSRARELLRATSQPLGEIALACGFASASHFTNRFRQALGGTPGEYRQAFLR
- a CDS encoding DMT family transporter, translating into MNLSLYLLTVLIWGTTWIALKWQLGVVAIPVSIVYRFGLAALVLFVMLLLSRRLQVMNRRGHLICLAQGLCLFCINFMCFLTASQWIPSGLVAVVFSTATLWNAFNARVFFGQKIARNVLMGGALGLFGLGLLFWPEVAGHTASPETLLGLALALLGTLCFSAGNMLSSLQQKAGLKPLTTNAWGMAYGAMMLSVWCLAKGIPFDMEWNARYIGSLLYLVIPGSVIGFTAYLTLVGRMGPERAAYCTVLFPVVALNVSAFAEGYQWTAPALMGLVLVMLGNVLVFRKPKVRVLQRTGNLA
- a CDS encoding DUF2165 family protein produces the protein MNNYTTDKIIRISKIVLMAYISFFGLLVMYSNFTDYATNYEYVAHVLSMDTTHNNERTSYRAITSPMLHHRIYWLIITLEVTYTVYCLVGTYHLYKKLNASAREFHEAKKFSIIGLLIGLFIYYVCLQVVGVEWFDMDKSQTWNAKDWARHIVDFMLPLLMYIALKIER